Proteins encoded together in one Mugil cephalus isolate CIBA_MC_2020 chromosome 16, CIBA_Mcephalus_1.1, whole genome shotgun sequence window:
- the fbxl15 gene encoding F-box/LRR-repeat protein 15 isoform X2 yields the protein MDEEDKLRTCHLLDLPWEDVLVPHILCYLPLQHLVSLQRVSRQFHSLIQVYLANCRTFNLSPIGPCIPKEAFCSMLKDNKVLQKLSLQNCSEWVTDKELLPVIGQNQHLQKVDMSGCVWLTRHSLVAVSLSCTHLQHLGLAHCEWVDSLSLRSLADHCGGLQSIDLTACRQLKDDAICYLAKKCSQLRSLSLAVNANITDESVEEVAKNCRALEQLDLTGCLRVRNHSIRTLAEYCPKLQSLKVNHCHNVTESSLDPLRKRNVVIDVEPPLQRALVLLQDVLGFAPFINLQI from the exons ATGGACGAAGAAGATAAATTGCGAAC ATGTCATCTCTTGGACCTGCCCTGGGAGGATGTGCTCGTTCCACATATTTTGTGCTACTTGCCACTTCAACACCTTGTCAGCCTGCAGAGGGTGAGCAGGCAGTTCCACAGCCTCATCCAGGTGTACCTAGCCAACTGCAGGACTTTTAATCTCTCCCCT ATAGGGCCGTGCATTCCCAAAGAAGCATTCTGCTCCATGCTAAAGGACAACAAAGTTCTGCAGAAGCTGTCGCTTCAGAACTGCTCGGAGTGGGTGACGGACAAGGAGCTGCTCCCGGTCATCGGACAGAACCAGCATCTGCAGAAAGTGGACATGAGCGGCTGCGTCTGGCTCACCCGCCACTCCCTGGTGGCCGTGTCCTTGAGCTGCACGCACCTCCAGCACCTCGGCCTGGCCCACTGCGAGTGGGTGGACAGCCTGTCCCTGCGCAGCCTGGCTGATCACTGCGGGGGGCTGCAGTCAATCGACCTCACCGCCTGCCGCCAGCTGAAGGACGACGCCATCTGCTACCTGGCCAAGAAGTGCTCGCAGTTGAGGTCCCTGTCGCTGGCGGTCAACGCCAACATTACCGACGAGTCGGTGGAGGAGGTGGCCAAGAACTGCAGGGCCCTGGAGCAGCTGGATCTCACGGGTTGCCTGCGGGTCAGGAACCACTCCATCAG GACTCTCGCGGAGTATTGCCCGAAGCTGCAGTCCCTTAAGGTGAATCACTGTCACAACGTGACAGAGTCGAGCCTCGATCCTTTACGGAAGCGCAACGTAGTGATTGATGTCGAGCCTCCTTTACAGAGGGCACTGGTTCTTCTTCAGGATGTACTGGGGTTTGCTCCCTTTATCAATCTCCAGATTTAG
- the fbxl15 gene encoding F-box/LRR-repeat protein 15 isoform X1, translating into MDEEDKLRTRCHLLDLPWEDVLVPHILCYLPLQHLVSLQRVSRQFHSLIQVYLANCRTFNLSPIGPCIPKEAFCSMLKDNKVLQKLSLQNCSEWVTDKELLPVIGQNQHLQKVDMSGCVWLTRHSLVAVSLSCTHLQHLGLAHCEWVDSLSLRSLADHCGGLQSIDLTACRQLKDDAICYLAKKCSQLRSLSLAVNANITDESVEEVAKNCRALEQLDLTGCLRVRNHSIRTLAEYCPKLQSLKVNHCHNVTESSLDPLRKRNVVIDVEPPLQRALVLLQDVLGFAPFINLQI; encoded by the exons ATGGACGAAGAAGATAAATTGCGAAC CAGATGTCATCTCTTGGACCTGCCCTGGGAGGATGTGCTCGTTCCACATATTTTGTGCTACTTGCCACTTCAACACCTTGTCAGCCTGCAGAGGGTGAGCAGGCAGTTCCACAGCCTCATCCAGGTGTACCTAGCCAACTGCAGGACTTTTAATCTCTCCCCT ATAGGGCCGTGCATTCCCAAAGAAGCATTCTGCTCCATGCTAAAGGACAACAAAGTTCTGCAGAAGCTGTCGCTTCAGAACTGCTCGGAGTGGGTGACGGACAAGGAGCTGCTCCCGGTCATCGGACAGAACCAGCATCTGCAGAAAGTGGACATGAGCGGCTGCGTCTGGCTCACCCGCCACTCCCTGGTGGCCGTGTCCTTGAGCTGCACGCACCTCCAGCACCTCGGCCTGGCCCACTGCGAGTGGGTGGACAGCCTGTCCCTGCGCAGCCTGGCTGATCACTGCGGGGGGCTGCAGTCAATCGACCTCACCGCCTGCCGCCAGCTGAAGGACGACGCCATCTGCTACCTGGCCAAGAAGTGCTCGCAGTTGAGGTCCCTGTCGCTGGCGGTCAACGCCAACATTACCGACGAGTCGGTGGAGGAGGTGGCCAAGAACTGCAGGGCCCTGGAGCAGCTGGATCTCACGGGTTGCCTGCGGGTCAGGAACCACTCCATCAG GACTCTCGCGGAGTATTGCCCGAAGCTGCAGTCCCTTAAGGTGAATCACTGTCACAACGTGACAGAGTCGAGCCTCGATCCTTTACGGAAGCGCAACGTAGTGATTGATGTCGAGCCTCCTTTACAGAGGGCACTGGTTCTTCTTCAGGATGTACTGGGGTTTGCTCCCTTTATCAATCTCCAGATTTAG